A part of Sulfurifustis variabilis genomic DNA contains:
- a CDS encoding nucleotidyl transferase AbiEii/AbiGii toxin family protein encodes MNLSAEHLTGLATETGFRPETLEKVIRLGELAADVGRHPLLSRVLVLKGGTALNLLFGSPARLSVDLDFNYVGHEDRARMQEERPQVERAIEIIGRGQGYQVQRSRDAHAGRKIFFSYTNAAGTRDRIEVDLNFLFRTPLGEVARRPMWQPPGMARPEIAVVPPEELLAGKLRATLDRGLPRDLFDTVRLPTYAGPLWGTLRLRRLHIAMAVTLPHPLYDYTRNRFDRVTDRHVQEQLVPMLHVEQRPTAAELKDKAWSVAAPLIDVDEVEREYIDRAHAGELRPELLFTDDAPLVERLQRHPALLWKIENVKRYRSG; translated from the coding sequence ATGAATCTCAGCGCTGAACATCTAACGGGTCTCGCAACAGAAACCGGATTCCGCCCGGAAACTCTGGAGAAGGTGATCCGCCTGGGCGAGCTCGCCGCCGATGTCGGGCGCCATCCGCTGCTCTCGCGAGTGCTCGTACTGAAGGGGGGAACGGCGCTGAATCTGTTGTTCGGCTCACCGGCGCGGCTTTCAGTCGATCTGGATTTCAACTACGTCGGGCACGAAGACCGTGCACGCATGCAGGAAGAACGCCCGCAAGTCGAACGCGCGATCGAAATTATCGGGCGCGGGCAGGGCTACCAGGTCCAGCGCTCACGCGACGCGCACGCCGGCAGAAAAATATTCTTTTCCTACACCAATGCAGCCGGGACGCGGGACCGGATCGAGGTGGATCTGAACTTCTTGTTTCGCACGCCACTCGGCGAAGTAGCGAGGCGGCCGATGTGGCAACCGCCGGGGATGGCGCGCCCGGAGATTGCGGTCGTGCCACCGGAAGAACTGCTCGCTGGCAAGTTGCGCGCGACCCTCGACCGGGGATTGCCGCGAGATCTGTTCGATACGGTCCGCTTGCCCACCTACGCGGGCCCCCTATGGGGAACGTTGCGGCTCCGCCGTCTCCACATCGCAATGGCGGTGACGCTGCCTCATCCGCTTTACGACTACACACGCAACCGCTTCGATCGGGTGACGGACCGGCATGTTCAAGAGCAGCTGGTGCCCATGCTGCATGTCGAGCAACGTCCAACAGCGGCGGAGCTGAAGGACAAGGCTTGGAGCGTCGCGGCACCGTTGATCGACGTGGACGAGGTAGAGCGGGAGTATATCGACCGGGCGCACGCGGGCGAGCTTCGGCCGGAGTTGCTGTTCACGGACGACGCGCCGCTGGTCGAACGGCTGCAACGCCATCCCGCCCTGCTGTGGAAGATCGAAAACGTGAAAAGGTATCGATCGGGTTAA
- a CDS encoding type IV toxin-antitoxin system AbiEi family antitoxin domain-containing protein, with protein MDTTTFLHTHRVFTLDEAVRALDPAGGRKGALERLKYAASRGKLKKLARGVYATVPPGVDPKKFQPDRFLAAAALRPDAIFSHHSALELLGAAHSEWRLCTAYSARRSQPFNLDGVDLRFLSHPKPLLRRQLTALGTRSVRRLDRELRVTGPERTLIDGFRQPDLVGGLAELVESAAGFSVLELPLLFDILKAHGQKVLWAAVGWFLDSYRATFFVRDEDLALIKKHLPKAPQYLAKDERGGVLVQPWNLIVPAYLARGREPDESQR; from the coding sequence GTGGACACCACTACCTTCCTGCACACCCACCGCGTCTTCACGCTCGATGAAGCGGTCCGGGCGCTGGACCCCGCCGGCGGTCGTAAAGGCGCTCTCGAGCGCCTGAAGTACGCGGCCAGTCGCGGCAAGCTGAAGAAGCTGGCGCGCGGGGTGTATGCCACCGTACCGCCCGGCGTGGACCCCAAGAAGTTCCAGCCGGACCGCTTTCTCGCTGCCGCGGCGCTGCGCCCGGATGCCATCTTCTCGCACCACTCGGCGCTCGAACTGCTGGGCGCCGCTCATTCGGAATGGCGGCTTTGCACTGCGTACAGCGCTCGGCGCTCCCAGCCTTTCAATCTGGATGGCGTCGATCTGCGCTTTCTCTCGCATCCGAAGCCACTGCTGCGCCGGCAACTTACCGCGCTGGGCACGCGTTCTGTCCGCCGGCTCGATCGCGAGCTGCGCGTCACCGGGCCCGAGCGCACGCTGATCGATGGCTTCCGCCAGCCGGACCTGGTCGGGGGCTTAGCAGAGCTCGTCGAATCGGCGGCCGGTTTCTCGGTGCTGGAGTTGCCGCTGTTGTTCGATATTCTCAAGGCGCACGGGCAAAAGGTGTTGTGGGCCGCCGTGGGCTGGTTTCTGGACAGCTACCGCGCGACCTTTTTTGTGCGCGACGAGGATCTGGCGCTGATCAAGAAACATCTGCCGAAGGCACCGCAGTATCTCGCCAAGGATGAGCGCGGCGGTGTACTGGTGCAACCCTGGAACCTGATCGTCCCAGCATACCTGGCCCGAGGGAGGGAACCCGATGAATCTCAGCGCTGA
- a CDS encoding chromosome partition protein MukE, with protein MSAAVYPTLEAVLHDPLFPEVDVGLRSGRHYSLDGDIREYEFLQAAQEWLEAFYKRYGCRLLHGPESYYYLLSDGLLLGSRHMMVAEMLVGQTLALMRMDPAFLVRNGQIPEEKLLTMLEHLVGQERLLASLAPRTRGRDRGTDARKVREEVEKALHGLQRLGLVRRLADGDERLVLPRPAIMRFAEAVRDASDPAEALKRLVARGEARIPESLDSEDDA; from the coding sequence ATGAGCGCGGCCGTTTATCCAACGCTTGAAGCCGTGCTCCATGACCCACTGTTCCCCGAAGTTGACGTAGGATTACGCAGCGGCCGCCACTACAGCCTCGATGGCGACATCCGAGAGTACGAATTCCTGCAGGCCGCTCAGGAGTGGCTCGAAGCGTTCTATAAACGCTACGGATGCCGACTGCTGCACGGCCCGGAGAGCTACTACTACTTGCTCTCGGATGGGTTGCTGCTCGGTTCCCGGCACATGATGGTGGCTGAGATGCTTGTCGGCCAAACGCTGGCGTTGATGCGTATGGACCCGGCGTTCCTCGTGCGAAACGGACAGATCCCGGAGGAAAAGCTGCTCACTATGCTGGAGCACCTGGTAGGACAAGAGCGTCTCCTCGCCTCCCTCGCCCCGCGGACGCGGGGACGCGACCGGGGAACAGATGCGCGTAAGGTCCGCGAGGAGGTGGAAAAGGCGTTACATGGCTTGCAACGGCTGGGCCTAGTGCGCCGCCTCGCCGACGGCGACGAACGCTTGGTGTTACCTCGGCCCGCCATCATGCGCTTCGCTGAAGCCGTACGAGATGCGTCCGATCCTGCCGAAGCGCTAAAACGACTGGTAGCGCGAGGAGAAGCGCGCATTCCGGAATCGCTGGACTCGGAGGATGACGCCTGA
- the mukB gene encoding chromosome partition protein MukB: protein MDMRSVEKNAAGIGPIRSRASIRRLVLMNWQGVFYQPFELAEGLTGLEGPNGAGKTTAMVALFVALLPDLRLLHFRGPGETGGEVDRGIYGRLGLPGPAYSLIQYISPQGETVWAGVLLIRHGEPRLEVTPFLIEGLRPDTALEAVFLRLHQEEEWIPTLAELKEQVALHGGLLKVQESLTNYLGALYECGVLPLPLATHEERERFHRVLYTSMVGGLSSFIQKGLRDYLLPEDTQLRNHVGRMRENLEACRITRRQIDDAKKRYDIIRHVYEAGWGMLTAAFHGTRLRARQQRDAYDSAAGELRERRKLRLAAERQHQEASARHQALQAELTDRANRLEAAKAHRDLARTAHRLAGEITTLEREELENRAQRTKDEARRREAQQRRDVSYQAHEEAQRRRNELARALASAQQAYEQLYRNVAALNAARQSLKDAQVALPNHSVTIENAQTLSDECEQHWRQAHDIQAEAERAKAGYEAHKRRFDRAFAALERFAECPLHSSRAPELARDLDARYRSRLADVGTAGDLSAAILQAAEKARHQETVRHKAKELSITNSISLRNALNETRKELANLEERRDQIVNMLEQERQIVTQCAVRIPQLERDTAAWQQAQRLSLSLGAHTSTSLSKEPDVAQLMDSLQRQINDTDAQQRSCETEARQLAEEADALAFGGGRIPESLVALADQVDGRLALERFEDVAEIDAARLEARLGPLASAIVVDDPRKAARTAADVRQRPDTTWFITPEGIRTDPDGVTTGDGEIIEEASGVRLTRCPARPVLGRAAREKEIGRLRAQADAKRSEATTAMERLQQLKTAYQDAARLLPLAVWLSAPSPEPELLRLTHEQRQADSRTERLQTEYAEANEAFVAADRRLAVVTELLPDAELLDEPDWANEVSRLKTKARDLAEAKVWLERHRNDWTEVSDSFLDLQSPPDPAHLETLVRRSQNAQAIFATWQRARDLLKVLCERLADFRHAADEALLTSNESALAALRSRQRQADADVQLAKTQWDDCERELREAGDAYNNSDARHRGTLESLTRRRGELKNTGLTGDKTELDEAEREALAAQAAHQEISRLERDADTNAKLLQNEVKNLKEREDEGLEAVRGKLRETRPNWQHWVSLKREARQRGLWERLMAMEVRRPYDQDASPVNAFNAATEHLGELKARLDENDDGRAVAAKISPWLETREEVARGLQNLRAWDEIRPYLERHIPRDIAQAADPEVALVQMHNHLTALSARLVEQEKGLRQRTEDVANSIASRIRREEQRLTQINRRLVNVRFGALRGVKLNLSRIQTFQNLLDALRRQPDLFSVDVPLEEAMARLFEQVGGGKIRGEQLLDYREYLKLTVEVKRIARDDWIEVRGNSLSTGESIGVGASILMVILEAWEHQAALLRGRRAGSSLRFLFLDEATRLDPGALDTLTDFCERMDVQLFVAAPGLEHARRGHVYNLNRLEENGQERVLVRGRRWQEP from the coding sequence ATGGACATGCGGAGCGTGGAAAAAAATGCCGCCGGAATCGGACCAATCCGTTCCCGCGCCAGCATTCGTCGCCTGGTTCTCATGAACTGGCAGGGCGTGTTTTATCAACCCTTTGAACTGGCCGAGGGTTTGACCGGTCTGGAAGGCCCGAATGGGGCCGGCAAGACGACCGCGATGGTCGCGCTGTTTGTCGCGCTGCTTCCGGATCTCCGGTTGCTGCACTTTCGCGGACCGGGTGAAACCGGGGGAGAGGTAGACCGCGGCATCTACGGGCGCCTGGGCCTTCCCGGTCCGGCGTATAGCCTGATCCAGTACATCAGCCCTCAAGGAGAAACGGTCTGGGCGGGCGTTTTGCTGATACGTCACGGCGAACCTCGCCTTGAGGTCACGCCCTTCTTGATCGAGGGGCTAAGACCCGATACGGCACTCGAGGCGGTGTTCTTGCGACTGCATCAGGAGGAGGAATGGATCCCGACTCTCGCCGAGCTGAAGGAGCAGGTTGCCCTCCATGGCGGACTTCTGAAGGTGCAAGAGTCGCTAACGAATTACCTGGGTGCGCTCTACGAGTGCGGAGTTCTCCCGCTGCCACTCGCCACCCACGAGGAGCGAGAGCGTTTCCATCGCGTACTGTACACCAGCATGGTAGGCGGCCTCTCCTCCTTCATCCAAAAAGGTCTGCGCGACTACCTGTTGCCCGAAGACACGCAACTCCGCAACCATGTCGGCCGGATGCGGGAAAACTTGGAAGCCTGTCGAATCACACGTCGTCAGATTGACGACGCCAAGAAACGCTACGACATCATCCGACACGTCTACGAAGCTGGCTGGGGCATGCTAACGGCGGCGTTCCACGGCACGCGTCTGCGCGCCCGACAGCAGCGGGACGCTTACGATTCCGCAGCAGGCGAACTACGGGAACGCCGAAAGCTTCGCTTGGCGGCGGAACGTCAACATCAGGAAGCGAGCGCCCGCCACCAAGCGCTTCAGGCCGAGCTCACTGACAGAGCAAATCGCTTGGAAGCCGCCAAAGCGCATCGGGACCTTGCGAGAACGGCCCATCGACTGGCCGGCGAGATCACAACACTCGAACGCGAAGAGCTAGAGAACCGAGCACAGCGTACGAAGGACGAAGCGCGTCGACGCGAGGCTCAACAACGCCGCGATGTCTCCTACCAAGCCCACGAAGAAGCACAACGCCGACGCAACGAACTCGCCCGAGCGCTAGCGAGCGCACAGCAAGCCTACGAACAGCTCTACCGCAACGTCGCGGCGCTTAATGCCGCACGGCAAAGTCTCAAGGACGCCCAAGTGGCGCTGCCGAATCATTCTGTCACTATCGAAAACGCCCAGACATTAAGCGATGAATGCGAACAGCACTGGCGGCAGGCGCATGACATCCAAGCCGAGGCTGAGCGGGCGAAGGCGGGATACGAGGCGCATAAGAGACGCTTCGATCGCGCGTTCGCCGCGCTCGAACGGTTCGCGGAATGCCCGCTCCATTCCAGCCGGGCACCGGAACTGGCCCGCGATCTCGACGCACGCTATCGATCCCGGTTAGCGGATGTTGGAACCGCCGGCGATCTGTCAGCGGCCATCCTGCAAGCCGCGGAAAAGGCACGTCATCAAGAGACAGTGCGACATAAGGCTAAAGAGCTATCAATCACCAACAGCATCTCATTGCGAAACGCACTCAACGAAACGCGAAAAGAACTCGCCAATTTGGAAGAACGCCGCGACCAGATCGTTAACATGCTCGAACAGGAGCGGCAGATCGTCACACAGTGCGCTGTCCGGATTCCTCAGTTGGAAAGGGACACCGCCGCTTGGCAGCAAGCGCAACGCCTATCGCTCTCTCTCGGTGCTCATACGTCGACCTCCCTGTCGAAGGAACCTGACGTCGCTCAGCTAATGGACAGCCTTCAACGTCAGATTAATGACACGGATGCGCAACAGCGATCCTGCGAGACCGAGGCACGACAATTGGCCGAAGAAGCGGATGCTCTCGCCTTTGGCGGTGGCCGAATACCGGAGAGCTTGGTCGCACTAGCCGACCAGGTAGACGGACGACTAGCGCTCGAGCGGTTCGAGGACGTCGCCGAAATCGATGCCGCCCGCCTGGAAGCGCGCCTCGGTCCCTTGGCCAGCGCCATCGTCGTGGACGATCCGCGCAAGGCTGCCCGCACTGCTGCCGACGTCCGCCAGCGACCAGATACCACCTGGTTCATCACGCCGGAAGGTATCCGTACCGATCCCGACGGTGTAACGACCGGCGATGGCGAGATCATCGAGGAAGCGAGCGGGGTCCGGTTGACGCGGTGTCCGGCGCGTCCCGTGCTAGGACGCGCCGCGCGGGAGAAAGAGATCGGGCGTCTACGTGCGCAGGCCGATGCCAAACGGAGCGAGGCCACCACGGCGATGGAACGTCTGCAACAACTCAAAACCGCCTATCAAGACGCAGCCCGGTTATTGCCCCTCGCGGTGTGGCTGTCAGCGCCGTCGCCCGAACCAGAGCTCCTGCGACTGACGCACGAGCAGCGGCAGGCCGACTCGAGGACCGAGCGCCTGCAGACCGAGTATGCTGAAGCGAACGAGGCGTTCGTGGCTGCCGACCGTCGTTTGGCGGTGGTGACGGAATTGCTGCCGGATGCCGAATTACTGGACGAACCGGATTGGGCCAACGAAGTGAGTCGGCTCAAAACCAAAGCCCGCGACCTCGCGGAGGCAAAAGTCTGGTTAGAGCGTCACCGAAATGACTGGACCGAAGTAAGCGACAGCTTCCTCGACTTGCAATCGCCCCCTGACCCCGCTCACCTGGAAACACTCGTCCGCCGCTCCCAAAATGCGCAGGCGATTTTTGCTACTTGGCAGCGGGCGCGCGATCTATTGAAGGTGCTGTGCGAACGACTGGCGGATTTCCGTCACGCTGCGGATGAAGCACTGCTCACATCGAACGAAAGCGCGCTGGCCGCATTGCGGTCCCGACAGAGGCAAGCCGACGCCGACGTGCAACTCGCCAAAACTCAGTGGGACGACTGCGAAAGAGAGCTACGAGAAGCAGGTGACGCCTACAACAACAGCGACGCGCGTCATCGTGGCACCTTGGAAAGTCTCACCCGGCGCAGAGGAGAGCTCAAGAACACGGGACTGACGGGCGACAAGACGGAACTCGACGAGGCGGAACGCGAAGCGCTCGCCGCGCAAGCCGCTCACCAGGAAATCAGCCGACTCGAGCGCGACGCGGACACAAACGCTAAGCTTCTGCAAAATGAAGTGAAGAACCTCAAAGAGCGCGAGGACGAGGGGTTGGAAGCCGTGCGCGGCAAACTCAGAGAGACCCGGCCCAACTGGCAGCATTGGGTATCGCTTAAGCGAGAAGCGCGTCAACGCGGCCTGTGGGAGCGGCTCATGGCCATGGAGGTGCGGCGACCGTACGACCAGGATGCGAGTCCCGTCAATGCCTTCAATGCGGCCACCGAACACCTCGGTGAGCTCAAAGCGCGGCTCGACGAAAACGACGATGGCCGCGCCGTGGCGGCCAAAATCTCGCCTTGGCTAGAAACGCGCGAAGAAGTCGCGCGGGGGCTACAAAACCTGAGAGCGTGGGATGAAATCCGCCCGTACTTGGAGCGACACATCCCACGCGACATCGCCCAGGCGGCAGACCCAGAGGTGGCGTTGGTCCAGATGCATAACCATTTAACTGCGTTGTCGGCGCGGCTGGTCGAGCAGGAAAAAGGTCTGCGCCAGCGCACGGAGGACGTGGCGAATAGCATTGCTAGCCGTATCCGACGCGAAGAGCAGCGGCTCACGCAAATCAATCGGCGACTTGTTAATGTTCGCTTCGGCGCGCTTCGTGGAGTAAAGCTCAACCTCTCTCGCATTCAGACATTTCAGAATCTGCTGGACGCGCTACGACGGCAACCGGATCTGTTCTCCGTCGATGTGCCGCTCGAGGAAGCGATGGCACGTCTGTTCGAGCAGGTGGGCGGCGGGAAGATACGGGGCGAGCAGTTGCTCGATTACCGTGAATACCTGAAGCTGACCGTCGAGGTGAAACGCATCGCCCGGGACGACTGGATCGAAGTACGTGGCAACAGCCTGTCGACCGGCGAATCCATCGGAGTCGGCGCCTCCATCCTGATGGTCATACTGGAAGCCTGGGAGCACCAGGCGGCGTTACTGCGCGGTCGTCGTGCAGGAAGCAGCTTGCGTTTTCTGTTCCTGGACGAGGCGACCCGGCTCGATCCCGGCGCGCTCGACACGCTGACCGACTTTTGCGAGCGCATGGACGTGCAGTTATTCGTCGCCGCTCCTGGCCTCGAGCACGCCCGGCGCGGTCATGTCTACAATCTCAACCGGTTGGAAGAGAACGGGCAGGAGCGCGTACTGGTACGCGGCCGCCGCTGGCAGGAACCGTGA
- a CDS encoding Wadjet anti-phage system protein JetD domain-containing protein, with product MIDWRDHRVQAALLTLWQSGSVTQSAARSALIEYLLDAGLIGKTSRAHEYTLPNTRRDQFATLLSNIWPQWQETLVALSDAGLPTTAEGLVQLQRGTPVAGSLPPLLHYKTYQARFAMHSKAAATTPPPGSELTNDDVLRLRAPAGFRLAIGGKRIECDPLMETVGEVVLPERALRRLAAVNTEPTCLLTVENLGAYIDLPKQDGLLLLHQPGWNSRLALMFIERLPTSIPWYHFGDLDPKGIAIYQSLNTGSHRVQLWIPDFWLDYQETHALPLDKPWATVPADLMKHPLMRSLVDQDRWLEQETLVIDPRIKQALAQLATGLPINPLES from the coding sequence GTGATCGACTGGCGAGACCATCGCGTACAGGCGGCGCTCCTGACGCTGTGGCAATCAGGTAGCGTAACGCAATCAGCCGCGCGAAGTGCTCTCATCGAGTATTTGCTAGATGCGGGGTTGATCGGCAAAACCTCACGTGCGCACGAATACACCCTTCCGAATACCCGCCGAGATCAGTTCGCGACCTTGCTGTCGAATATCTGGCCGCAATGGCAGGAGACACTGGTAGCGCTCTCCGATGCCGGGCTACCCACGACCGCCGAAGGTCTCGTGCAGCTTCAGCGAGGTACGCCGGTGGCAGGAAGCCTCCCGCCGCTGTTGCACTACAAGACCTATCAGGCGCGGTTCGCCATGCATTCAAAGGCCGCCGCAACGACACCACCCCCTGGCTCGGAACTCACGAATGATGACGTCCTGCGTCTGCGCGCGCCAGCGGGATTTCGTCTTGCCATCGGGGGTAAGCGCATCGAATGCGACCCGCTTATGGAAACGGTAGGGGAAGTGGTACTGCCGGAACGCGCGCTGCGCCGGTTGGCCGCGGTGAACACCGAACCGACGTGCCTCTTGACGGTGGAGAATCTCGGTGCGTACATCGATCTACCGAAGCAGGACGGGCTATTGCTACTACATCAACCCGGATGGAACAGCCGTTTGGCACTTATGTTTATCGAACGTTTACCAACCTCTATTCCCTGGTACCACTTTGGCGATCTCGACCCGAAGGGAATCGCCATCTACCAAAGTCTCAACACCGGCTCGCACCGTGTGCAGCTTTGGATTCCCGACTTCTGGCTCGATTATCAAGAGACCCACGCACTCCCTCTCGATAAGCCCTGGGCAACAGTACCTGCCGATTTGATGAAACATCCCCTGATGAGATCGTTAGTGGACCAAGATCGCTGGCTCGAACAGGAAACGCTCGTAATCGATCCGCGTATTAAGCAGGCCCTCGCGCAACTTGCAACCGGGCTTCCGATTAACCCGTTGGAGTCGTGA
- a CDS encoding Mov34/MPN/PAD-1 family protein — MQGQGMTLRYTLAQEGPALILSDPVLATFDRYRQLSPRAKEAGGQLFAQFNGADTVLLEATPPKWLDRRSRSGFVPNRRIQQREIRERYTRGFHFVGDWHTHPEPVPRPSHDDIYSMIECFRRSVHDLRAFVMVIAGTRTAPEGLYVAIVDRNSAKQLKLHTVNQCLHSA, encoded by the coding sequence ATGCAGGGCCAAGGCATGACGCTTCGTTACACCTTGGCCCAAGAAGGTCCGGCACTCATCCTTTCGGACCCCGTACTTGCAACATTTGACCGATATCGGCAACTCTCGCCGCGAGCGAAAGAAGCAGGCGGCCAACTCTTCGCGCAATTCAATGGTGCCGATACCGTCTTGTTGGAGGCGACGCCTCCAAAATGGCTTGATCGTAGAAGCAGAAGCGGATTTGTCCCGAATCGCCGGATCCAGCAACGTGAGATACGCGAACGGTATACGCGTGGGTTTCATTTTGTCGGCGACTGGCACACACATCCTGAGCCGGTCCCGCGGCCATCGCACGACGATATCTATAGCATGATCGAATGTTTCAGGCGTTCCGTGCATGACTTGCGTGCGTTTGTCATGGTGATTGCTGGAACTCGAACTGCCCCCGAGGGGTTATATGTTGCGATTGTCGATCGGAACTCGGCGAAGCAACTGAAGTTGCACACAGTAAATCAATGTTTGCATAGCGCTTAG
- a CDS encoding ThiF family adenylyltransferase, with the protein MLDKQRLTATAIVEAEVISRFQGARPLTDRELAAHGKQFAAGWQLPGLLSSGKHQLHLLLPEGFPFPRPRVAVNPVEPVLKWPHLEEGGLLCIASDEAPHSPENPIASVVHAIDRAQTLVNDCLEGRGFEHFEDEFVSYWNRWAKTEQPVRSLCHPDGPSRLVRAWFGKSFTVVAEDDAILRAWLKGFFGEKMERDNFTPREIPFIWLEKVPRPADYPGTVGALLRLVQSDDRSKALLEGLLLDQAASNKTVLLGCRTRHGVGLGAVRILKPQATRGRGDPLIKGGFRGTPPKSILLARYSAAPVVGANVIRCDPSWVHGRDHNPAVGVLSTKSAVILGVGSVGSSVATLLAKSGVGKITLVDPQLLASENTGRHELGANSVERGKAAQLATSLRQRFPHLAIEAEGKSWQEFARIKPEQLTSVDLIISTMGAWSQESELNAAVLKLPSFAPILYGWTEPHAAAGHAVVFMDRTACLRCLTDDLGELRTPVTSWSGDTTKQIPACGGSFQPYGAVELEHTIALIAELALDVLAGEVHASTHRVWIGRCHVLQRAGGHWNPGWVKANLDPGDGGRVVELSVSGDPHCPACRAKA; encoded by the coding sequence TTGCTTGATAAGCAGCGGTTGACGGCCACAGCCATAGTTGAAGCGGAAGTTATAAGCAGATTCCAAGGAGCGCGGCCGCTCACTGATCGTGAGTTGGCCGCGCATGGGAAACAATTTGCAGCGGGCTGGCAGCTTCCAGGACTTCTGAGTTCGGGCAAACATCAGCTCCACCTGCTGTTGCCCGAGGGATTTCCCTTTCCCAGGCCGCGGGTGGCCGTTAATCCTGTAGAGCCCGTACTCAAATGGCCTCACCTCGAGGAAGGCGGCCTTCTATGTATTGCCTCTGATGAGGCGCCTCATTCGCCGGAAAATCCGATCGCCTCGGTGGTGCACGCAATCGATCGTGCGCAGACCCTCGTTAACGATTGCTTGGAAGGGCGAGGGTTTGAGCACTTCGAGGATGAATTTGTCAGTTATTGGAATCGCTGGGCCAAAACAGAACAGCCCGTGCGATCGCTGTGTCATCCTGATGGTCCGTCTCGATTGGTACGAGCGTGGTTTGGAAAGTCCTTTACCGTCGTTGCGGAAGATGACGCGATCTTGCGGGCCTGGCTCAAAGGTTTCTTTGGCGAGAAGATGGAGCGCGATAATTTCACGCCGCGAGAGATTCCATTCATCTGGCTCGAGAAGGTGCCACGGCCGGCCGATTACCCCGGGACTGTGGGCGCGTTACTCCGCCTCGTTCAATCAGACGACCGGTCGAAGGCACTACTGGAAGGGCTGTTGCTGGATCAGGCAGCGAGCAACAAGACCGTGCTGTTGGGCTGCCGCACTCGTCACGGTGTCGGGTTAGGAGCTGTCCGCATTCTGAAGCCTCAGGCGACTCGCGGACGTGGTGATCCGCTCATCAAAGGCGGTTTTCGAGGCACGCCGCCGAAGTCCATTCTGCTTGCTCGGTATTCCGCGGCACCGGTTGTCGGTGCGAATGTCATTCGTTGTGACCCTTCTTGGGTCCACGGTCGGGACCACAATCCAGCCGTTGGCGTGTTATCAACGAAGTCGGCCGTGATCCTTGGGGTTGGTTCGGTTGGAAGCTCGGTCGCGACACTGCTGGCAAAATCGGGGGTGGGCAAGATCACTCTGGTCGATCCTCAGCTGCTCGCGTCCGAGAACACCGGTCGGCATGAGCTTGGTGCCAACTCGGTCGAAAGAGGTAAGGCGGCACAGCTTGCTACGTCCCTCCGGCAGCGTTTTCCTCATCTGGCAATCGAGGCGGAAGGAAAATCGTGGCAGGAATTCGCGCGCATCAAACCGGAGCAGTTAACTTCTGTTGATCTTATCATTTCGACGATGGGCGCTTGGTCTCAGGAGTCAGAGTTAAACGCTGCGGTGTTGAAGCTTCCATCTTTTGCGCCGATCCTTTACGGTTGGACCGAACCGCATGCGGCTGCTGGGCACGCCGTGGTATTTATGGATCGGACGGCCTGTTTGCGGTGCCTAACCGACGACTTAGGCGAGCTGCGTACTCCGGTTACCTCTTGGAGCGGTGATACGACGAAACAGATACCCGCTTGTGGCGGATCATTCCAGCCGTACGGTGCTGTCGAGCTTGAACATACCATCGCGCTAATCGCGGAGTTGGCGCTCGACGTGCTCGCGGGAGAAGTACACGCATCCACTCATCGAGTCTGGATCGGTCGTTGCCATGTGCTACAGCGGGCAGGTGGACACTGGAATCCAGGATGGGTTAAGGCCAACCTTGATCCGGGTGACGGCGGCCGAGTTGTTGAGCTGAGCGTATCGGGCGACCCGCACTGTCCTGCATGCAGGGCCAAGGCATGA